From a single Erpetoichthys calabaricus chromosome 1, fErpCal1.3, whole genome shotgun sequence genomic region:
- the fgl2a gene encoding fibroleukin, which yields MKSAFSLLVLFCFLQVRAGDPEQEHNKTENSACPIRLKPNGQCGDNEECPYQVTLPPLTLQLPKQFKMLERVMKDLQNLKEDLSNLKRSCLECKQQADESQPRNADEAPTAEDETGNDLKEIQSKLKKMSISLKNTKNQINILQSSSQEMNEKKVEEIVNNVLQNKLENCPHDCPFMSALKDIRVFYTDCSDRYSNQEVKNGIYLVTPDRHNSSFNASCDMESFGGGWTVIQRRVNGDVSFNRTWKEYKDGFGDLRGDFWLGNDKIHLLTKAKDMVLRIEMEDLDGVREYAKYAQFYVSNEYLKYRLSVSSYSGTAGDSLHFSKHYNHDQKFFSTPDKDNDMYPSGNCGSYYSSGWWFDACMASNLNGIYYNKKYKGVRNGIFWGTWHNISDGQPNGYKQAFKSVIMMIRPKNFNP from the exons ATGAAGTCTGCCTTTTCCTTGCTTgtacttttttgtttcctgcaagTCAGAGCTGGAGACCCAGAACAAGAACATAATAAAACAGAGAATTCTGCATGCCCTATCAGGCTCAAACCAAATGGACAGTGTGGGGATAATGAGGAATGTCCTTATCAAGTGACCCTACCTCCGTTGACTCTACAGCTACCAAAGCAATTCAAAATGCTTGAACGGGTTATGAAAGATTTACAGAATCTTAAAGAAGATTTGAGCAATCTGAAACGTTCATGTTTGGAGTGCAAACAGCAAGCCGACGAGAGTCAGCCCAGGAACGCTGATGAAGCTCCAACAGCTGAAGATGAAACTGGAAATGACTTAAAAGAGATCCAaagcaaacttaaaaaaatgtctatCAGTCTCAAGAATACAAAAAATCAGATTAATATTTTGCAGTCTTCATCCCAGGAAatgaatgagaaaaaagttgaagAAATAGTTAATAATGTGTTACAAAACAAGCTGGAGAATTGTCCTCATGACTGTCCCTTTATGTCTGCACTGaaag atataAGAGTATTCTACACTGATTGCTCCGACCGTTACAGCAACCAAGAAGTAAAGAACGGCATTTACCTGGTAACTCCCGACAGACACAACTCCTCGTTTAATGCTTCCTGCGACATGGAGTCCTTCGGTGGCGGCTGGACCGTAATACAGCGGCGTGTCAACGGCGATGTCAGCTTCAATCGCACTTGGAAAGAATACAAGGATGGCTTTGGAGACCTCCGCGGGGATTTCTGGCTCGGCAACGACAAGATTCATCTTCTCACCAAGGCCAAAGACATGGTACTTCGAATTGAGATGGAGGACTTGGATGGCGTGCGTGAGTATGCCAAGTATGCCCAATTTTACGTTTCAAATGAGTATCTCAAGTACCGCTTGTCAGTGAGCAGTTATTCGGGCACAGCCGGTGATTCTCTTCATTTCAGCAAGCATTACAATCACGATCAGAAATTCTTTAGCACTCCCGACAAGGACAATGACATGTATCCGTCTGGCAACTGCGGCAGTTAttacagttcaggctggtggttcGACGCCTGCATGGCTTCCAATTTAAATGGCATCTactataacaaaaaatacaaagggGTGCGCAATGGAATTTTCTGGGGCACGTGGCATAACATCTCAGACGGACAACCAAATGGTTACAAACAGGCTTTCAAAAGTGTAATAATGATGATTCGACCTAAAAACTTCAACCCCTAA